The Lentzea guizhouensis genome contains a region encoding:
- a CDS encoding pyridoxamine 5'-phosphate oxidase family protein: MKQHVVDEVLNRPLGQELLARDMARLAFVAQDGTPRNIPVGFCWNGSEIVICTSKNARKLAMLAQRPAVAFTIDTEQFPPKILSIRGTAELDPVDDIPDEYLQIGKTMSMTPEQRAEWEVNVRSLYSDGMVRIVIKPAWAKLTDFETTLPDNVAELVRRQAAAQGA, encoded by the coding sequence ATGAAGCAGCACGTCGTCGACGAGGTACTGAACCGCCCGCTCGGCCAGGAGCTGCTGGCCCGCGACATGGCCAGGCTGGCGTTCGTCGCGCAGGACGGCACCCCGCGCAACATCCCGGTCGGGTTCTGCTGGAACGGCAGCGAGATCGTCATCTGCACGTCGAAGAACGCGCGCAAGCTCGCCATGCTGGCGCAGCGTCCCGCCGTCGCGTTCACGATCGACACCGAGCAGTTCCCGCCGAAGATCCTGTCCATCCGCGGCACCGCCGAGCTGGACCCGGTCGACGACATCCCGGACGAGTACCTGCAGATCGGCAAGACCATGTCGATGACGCCGGAGCAGCGCGCCGAGTGGGAGGTCAACGTCCGCTCGCTCTACAGCGACGGCATGGTCCGGATCGTCATCAAGCCGGCCTGGGCCAAGCTGACCGACTTCGAGACCACCCTGCCCGACAACGTCGCGGAGCTCGTGCGGCGCCAGGCTGCGGCGCAGGGGGCCTGA
- a CDS encoding DUF6912 family protein yields MRVYIPATVAMLRSFVDSGELAPVNGTAFALTPALRESYAAGDTEELEYAAMLDAARASLRLLAADEKSEPRRAVVAVDADDVTLRPELDFSVVKVAGSFTLKDVASVHLDTAEAEDDVRAAVEVVDAADLGDPDAEFTLGSAEDHELAWYAAQELAFVLELM; encoded by the coding sequence ATGAGGGTCTACATCCCGGCCACGGTGGCCATGCTGCGCAGCTTCGTCGACAGCGGCGAGCTCGCACCGGTCAACGGCACGGCGTTCGCGCTGACGCCCGCGCTGCGCGAGTCCTACGCCGCCGGCGACACCGAGGAGCTGGAGTACGCGGCGATGCTCGACGCCGCCCGCGCGTCGCTGCGGCTGCTGGCCGCCGACGAGAAGTCAGAGCCGCGCCGCGCGGTCGTCGCGGTGGACGCGGACGACGTGACCTTGCGCCCCGAGCTGGACTTCTCGGTGGTGAAGGTCGCGGGGTCGTTCACGCTGAAGGACGTCGCGTCCGTGCACCTCGACACCGCCGAGGCCGAGGACGACGTGCGGGCCGCGGTGGAGGTCGTGGACGCGGCCGACCTGGGCGACCCGGACGCCGAGTTCACGCTCGGCAGCGCCGAGGACCACGAGCTGGCCTGGTACGCGGCGCAGGAGCTGGCGTTCGTGCTCGAACTGATGTGA
- a CDS encoding phosphotransferase: protein MFIRSDGLLVKRTRTGRDLRREAEMMSYLSGHGIAVPRVHDATADELVMQYVPGPRMSEEIGRKPWLAGRLGRELADLHHCLDAIAAPDFLSGDGDLLHLDLHPGNVVLGPEGPVVLDWASATKGDRRLDVALSWVSLAVAKLTTARRLTRWSFLKSFMANVDPRAREAIPEAARIRLERHDRDPQERAMLEKLMDEKRH, encoded by the coding sequence GTGTTCATCCGGTCCGACGGCCTGCTCGTCAAACGCACGCGCACAGGTCGTGACCTGCGGCGCGAGGCTGAGATGATGTCGTACCTGAGCGGCCACGGCATCGCCGTCCCGCGCGTGCACGACGCCACCGCCGACGAGCTCGTCATGCAGTACGTGCCCGGCCCGCGGATGTCCGAGGAGATCGGCCGCAAGCCGTGGCTGGCCGGTCGGCTGGGCCGTGAGCTCGCCGACCTGCACCACTGCCTCGATGCCATCGCGGCGCCGGACTTCCTCAGCGGCGACGGCGACCTGCTGCACCTCGACCTGCACCCCGGCAACGTCGTGCTCGGCCCGGAGGGGCCGGTCGTGCTCGACTGGGCGTCCGCGACCAAGGGCGACCGCCGGCTCGACGTGGCACTCAGCTGGGTCTCGCTCGCGGTGGCCAAGCTGACGACCGCTCGCCGGCTGACGCGGTGGAGCTTCCTCAAGTCGTTCATGGCCAATGTGGACCCGAGGGCGCGCGAGGCGATCCCGGAGGCGGCGCGCATCCGGCTGGAGCGGCACGACCGTGATCCGCAGGAGCGGGCGATGCTGGAAAAGCTCATGGACGAAAAACGCCACTAG
- a CDS encoding DUF3558 domain-containing protein, which translates to MKRWTIALLLLVAGCGSTPPPAAVQTTSTTTTTTTVTTTSPRIDTPRKLAGVDPCSLLVASDFDEPLFAPPAPFPNLPNACEYRVGNGTEKDLFVIAAIAGPYDRSVKSGSLLDGHSTSTSCIDGPECTIVVAVSETQTLKIIVHLEGGNDQQRAQILWGKAGNAVKRLPVTG; encoded by the coding sequence GTGAAGCGCTGGACCATCGCGTTGCTGCTCCTGGTCGCGGGGTGTGGCAGCACACCGCCGCCTGCGGCTGTACAGACAACAAGCACAACCACCACCACGACGACGGTCACCACGACGTCGCCGCGCATCGACACGCCGCGCAAGCTCGCGGGCGTCGACCCGTGCTCGCTGCTGGTGGCCTCGGACTTCGACGAACCGCTGTTCGCCCCGCCGGCGCCGTTCCCGAACCTGCCGAACGCCTGCGAGTACCGGGTGGGCAACGGCACGGAGAAGGACCTGTTCGTGATCGCCGCGATCGCCGGGCCGTACGACCGGTCGGTGAAGAGCGGCTCGCTGCTCGACGGCCACTCGACCTCGACGTCGTGCATCGACGGCCCGGAGTGCACGATCGTCGTCGCGGTGTCCGAGACCCAGACGTTGAAGATCATCGTGCACCTCGAGGGCGGCAACGACCAGCAGCGCGCGCAGATCCTGTGGGGCAAGGCGGGCAACGCGGTGAAGAGGCTGCCTGTCACAGGGTGA
- the pruA gene encoding L-glutamate gamma-semialdehyde dehydrogenase yields the protein MDAVTAAPEPVNEPVRTYAPGSPERSSLEARIAELEGTTHELTTTIGGEQRMGGGERVDVVQPHDHRHVLGVTAQATNSDVAAAMRAAQHAAPGWQELPFDERAAVLLRAADLLSGPWRDTLNAATILGQSKSVQQAEIDAACELIDFLRFNVDFGRRILQEQPVSSPGVWNRMDHRPLDGFVVAITPFNFTAIAGNLPLAPALMGNTVVWKPSPAQQLAAHFTMRLLEEAGLPPGVVNMVTGDGRAVSEVALRDRFFAGLHFTGSTRTFKTLWRTMADNLDHYRAYPRVVGETGGKDFVLAHASADPAALVTGLVRGAFEYQGQKCSAASRAYIARSLWDGGVRDHLVDVTKSVAYGDVTDLSVFGGAVIDHRAFAKHKDALLMASASTSVDVLAGGTCDDSVGYFVDPTVLLGTDPHHDIFTSEYFGPILAVHVYDDADYEKIMGVIDTSTPYALTGAVFARDRVAVEQAHRALRFAAGNFYVNDKPTGAVVGQQPFGGSRGSGTNDKAGSIYNLQRWTSPRAIKETLVPPTRHGYPHMG from the coding sequence ATGGACGCCGTAACGGCTGCACCCGAACCGGTCAACGAACCCGTGCGCACCTACGCGCCTGGCAGCCCCGAGCGCAGCAGCCTCGAAGCCCGCATCGCGGAGCTCGAAGGCACCACGCACGAGCTGACCACGACCATCGGCGGCGAGCAGCGGATGGGCGGCGGCGAGCGGGTCGACGTGGTCCAGCCGCACGACCACCGGCACGTGCTCGGAGTGACCGCGCAGGCCACGAACTCCGACGTGGCGGCGGCGATGCGGGCCGCGCAGCACGCCGCACCGGGATGGCAGGAGCTGCCGTTCGACGAGCGGGCCGCGGTGCTGCTGCGGGCGGCGGACCTGCTGAGCGGCCCGTGGCGCGACACGTTGAACGCCGCGACGATCCTGGGGCAGTCGAAGTCCGTGCAGCAGGCCGAGATCGACGCGGCGTGCGAGCTGATCGACTTCCTGCGGTTCAACGTCGACTTCGGGCGCCGGATCCTGCAGGAGCAACCGGTGTCCTCGCCCGGCGTGTGGAACCGGATGGACCACCGGCCGCTGGACGGGTTCGTCGTCGCGATCACGCCGTTCAACTTCACCGCCATCGCCGGCAACCTGCCGCTCGCCCCGGCCCTGATGGGCAACACGGTGGTGTGGAAGCCGTCGCCGGCGCAGCAGCTGGCCGCGCACTTCACCATGCGCCTGCTGGAGGAGGCGGGCCTGCCGCCGGGCGTGGTCAACATGGTCACCGGTGACGGCCGGGCGGTGAGCGAGGTGGCGTTGCGGGACAGGTTCTTCGCCGGCCTGCACTTCACCGGTTCCACCCGGACGTTCAAGACGTTGTGGCGGACCATGGCGGACAACCTCGACCACTACCGCGCCTACCCGCGGGTGGTCGGCGAGACCGGCGGCAAGGACTTCGTGCTGGCACACGCCTCCGCCGACCCGGCGGCGCTCGTCACCGGCCTGGTGCGCGGTGCTTTCGAGTACCAGGGCCAGAAGTGCTCGGCCGCCTCCCGCGCGTACATCGCGCGTTCGCTGTGGGACGGCGGTGTGCGCGACCACCTCGTGGACGTAACGAAGTCGGTGGCGTACGGCGACGTCACGGACCTGTCGGTGTTCGGCGGCGCGGTGATCGACCACCGCGCCTTCGCCAAGCACAAGGACGCGTTGCTGATGGCGTCCGCGTCGACCTCCGTGGACGTGCTGGCCGGCGGCACGTGCGACGACTCGGTCGGCTACTTCGTCGACCCGACGGTGTTGCTGGGCACCGACCCGCACCACGACATCTTCACGTCGGAGTACTTCGGCCCGATCCTCGCGGTGCACGTCTACGACGACGCGGACTACGAGAAGATCATGGGCGTCATCGACACCTCCACGCCGTACGCGCTCACCGGTGCCGTGTTCGCCCGCGATCGCGTCGCGGTGGAACAGGCCCACCGCGCGTTGCGGTTCGCGGCGGGCAACTTCTACGTCAACGACAAGCCGACCGGTGCCGTCGTGGGGCAGCAGCCGTTCGGCGGGTCGCGCGGGTCCGGCACCAACGACAAGGCGGGGTCGATCTACAACCTGCAGCGGTGGACGTCCCCGCGCGCCATCAAGGAGACGCTGGTGCCGCCGACGCGGCACGGCTACCCGCACATGGGTTAG
- the secA gene encoding preprotein translocase subunit SecA — translation MVLSRLLRAGEGKMLKRLRNIAAHINHLEDDVVDLSDAELRAKTEEFKKRHAEGESLDELLPEAFAVAREAAKRTLGQRPYDVQLMGGAALHLGQISEMRTGEGKTLTSVMPVYLNALAGKGVHVITTNDYLAKRDADWMGRVHRFLGLQVGAILSEMTPEQRRAVYNADITYGTNNEFGFDYLRDNMAWSLDECVQRGHYYAIVDEVDSILIDEARTPLIISGPAEQSARWYVEFARMSPLMKRDVHYEVDERKRTVGVSEQGVSFIEDQLGIDNLYEAANTPLVGYLNNALKAKELYTKDKDYIVRNGEVMIVDEFTGRVLAGRRYNEGMHQAIEAKEGVEIKAENQTLATITLQNYFRLYEKLGGMTGTAETEAAEFHQTYKLGVVPIPTNRPPQRKDQPDLVYKSEEAKFEAVADDIAEKHAKGQPVLIGTTSVERSEYLSKLLVRKGIPHEVLNAKHHDREALIIAKAGRKGAVTVATNMAGRGTDIVLGGNPDIIADHELRERGLDPVETPEEYEAAWAKVVEELTIQGKAEADEVREAGGLYVLGTERHESRRIDNQLRGRTGRQGDPGESRFYLSLQDELMRRFNASMVEMVMTRLNVPDDVPIEHKMVTRAIRSAQTQVEQQNFEIRKNVLKYDEVMNRQRTVIYAERHRVLAGEDLREQVEHMIESVVEEYVNGATADGYAEDWDFEKLWTALKTLYPVSLDADELLESDEDVSREFLREALVEDALKAYREREAEIDGRVGEGAMRELERRVLLSVLDRKWREHLYEMDYLKEGIGLRAMAQRDPLIEYQREGFDMFNAMLDALKEEIVGFLFNLQVEAAEPEPQPEPEVPVLLSQAPQPLPATGARARARAAARSAAGAAAGVGSGRPGDGAAADRQRDPARPARQGSRWPRRAAPELQRPGRGRRRRAAR, via the coding sequence ATGGTGCTGTCCCGACTGCTCCGCGCCGGCGAGGGCAAGATGCTCAAGCGCCTGCGCAACATCGCAGCGCACATCAACCACCTCGAAGACGACGTGGTCGACCTGTCCGACGCCGAGCTGCGCGCGAAGACGGAGGAGTTCAAGAAGCGCCACGCCGAGGGCGAGTCGCTCGACGAGCTGCTGCCGGAGGCGTTCGCCGTGGCCCGTGAGGCTGCGAAGCGCACGCTCGGTCAGCGCCCGTACGACGTGCAGCTCATGGGTGGTGCGGCGTTGCACCTCGGGCAGATCTCCGAGATGCGCACCGGTGAGGGCAAGACGCTCACCAGTGTCATGCCGGTCTACCTCAACGCGCTCGCCGGCAAGGGCGTGCACGTCATCACCACGAACGACTACCTGGCCAAGCGCGACGCGGACTGGATGGGTCGTGTCCACCGGTTCCTCGGGCTGCAGGTCGGCGCGATCCTGAGCGAGATGACGCCGGAGCAGCGGCGGGCCGTGTACAACGCGGACATCACCTACGGCACGAACAACGAGTTCGGGTTCGACTACCTGCGCGACAACATGGCGTGGAGCCTGGACGAGTGCGTGCAGCGCGGGCACTACTACGCGATCGTCGACGAGGTCGACTCGATCCTGATCGACGAGGCGCGCACGCCGTTGATCATCAGTGGTCCCGCCGAGCAGAGTGCGCGGTGGTACGTCGAGTTCGCGCGGATGAGCCCGTTGATGAAGCGCGACGTGCACTACGAGGTCGACGAGCGCAAGCGCACCGTCGGTGTGTCCGAGCAGGGTGTCTCGTTCATCGAGGACCAGCTCGGCATCGACAACCTGTACGAGGCGGCGAACACGCCGTTGGTGGGCTACCTGAACAACGCCCTCAAGGCGAAGGAGCTCTACACCAAGGACAAGGACTACATCGTCCGCAACGGTGAAGTCATGATCGTCGACGAGTTCACGGGTCGTGTGCTCGCCGGCCGCCGCTACAACGAGGGCATGCACCAGGCCATCGAGGCGAAGGAAGGCGTGGAGATCAAGGCGGAGAACCAGACCCTCGCCACGATCACCCTGCAGAACTACTTCCGCCTCTACGAGAAGCTCGGTGGCATGACCGGTACCGCCGAGACCGAGGCGGCCGAGTTCCACCAGACCTACAAGCTGGGCGTCGTGCCGATCCCGACGAACCGGCCGCCGCAGCGCAAGGACCAGCCCGACCTCGTCTACAAGAGCGAGGAGGCGAAGTTCGAGGCCGTTGCCGACGACATCGCCGAGAAGCACGCCAAGGGCCAGCCGGTCCTGATCGGCACGACGAGCGTCGAGCGCTCCGAGTACCTGTCGAAGCTGTTGGTGCGCAAGGGCATTCCGCACGAGGTGCTGAACGCGAAGCACCACGACCGCGAGGCGCTGATCATCGCGAAGGCGGGCCGCAAGGGTGCCGTCACGGTCGCGACGAACATGGCCGGTCGTGGTACCGACATCGTGCTGGGCGGCAACCCGGACATCATCGCCGACCACGAGCTGCGCGAGCGCGGCCTCGACCCGGTGGAGACGCCGGAGGAGTACGAGGCCGCGTGGGCCAAGGTCGTCGAGGAGCTGACGATCCAGGGCAAGGCCGAGGCGGACGAGGTGCGCGAGGCCGGTGGTCTCTACGTGCTCGGCACCGAGCGTCACGAGTCGCGCCGCATCGACAACCAGCTGCGTGGTCGTACCGGCCGTCAGGGCGACCCCGGTGAGTCGCGGTTCTACCTGTCGTTGCAGGACGAGCTGATGCGCCGGTTCAACGCGTCGATGGTCGAGATGGTCATGACGCGCCTGAACGTGCCGGACGACGTGCCGATCGAGCACAAGATGGTGACCCGCGCGATCCGCAGCGCGCAGACCCAGGTCGAGCAGCAGAACTTCGAGATCCGCAAGAACGTCCTGAAGTACGACGAGGTCATGAACCGCCAGCGCACGGTGATCTACGCCGAGCGCCACCGCGTTCTCGCAGGTGAGGACCTGAGGGAACAGGTCGAGCACATGATCGAGAGCGTCGTGGAGGAGTACGTCAACGGCGCGACCGCCGACGGCTACGCCGAGGACTGGGACTTCGAGAAGCTGTGGACGGCGCTCAAGACGCTGTACCCGGTGAGCCTGGACGCGGACGAGCTGCTCGAGTCCGACGAGGACGTCAGCCGCGAGTTCCTGCGCGAGGCGCTGGTCGAGGACGCGCTGAAGGCCTACCGCGAGCGCGAGGCCGAGATCGACGGCCGCGTCGGCGAGGGTGCCATGCGCGAGCTGGAGCGCCGCGTGCTGCTGTCCGTCCTGGACCGCAAGTGGCGTGAGCACCTCTACGAGATGGACTACTTGAAGGAGGGCATCGGTCTGCGCGCCATGGCGCAGCGCGACCCCCTCATCGAGTACCAGCGCGAGGGCTTCGACATGTTCAACGCGATGCTCGACGCGTTGAAGGAGGAGATTGTCGGCTTCCTGTTCAACCTGCAGGTCGAGGCGGCGGAGCCGGAGCCCCAGCCGGAGCCGGAGGTTCCGGTCCTGCTGAGCCAGGCCCCGCAGCCGCTGCCGGCGACGGGTGCCCGTGCTCGCGCCCGTGCCGCGGCGCGCTCAGCAGCAGGCGCAGCAGCAGGCGTCGGCTCCGGCCGGCCCGGCGATGGCGCAGCTGCAGACCGGCAACGCGATCCCGCCCGCCCTGCGCGGCAAGGGTCTCGGTGGCCCCGGCGAGCAGCACCTGAGCTACAGCGGCCCGGCCGAGGACGGCGGCGTCGAGCAGCACGGTGA
- a CDS encoding VOC family protein — MARVTGIGGVFLRSRDPVRLAAWYRDNLGVPMSERGTVTFHWLDTATSDHPGTTTMALFAQDTDYIGEPHQRTMLNLRVDDLTSLMSKLRARGVEVLPETEDSEFGRFGWCVDPEGNRIELWEPAEGM; from the coding sequence GTGGCGCGGGTGACTGGCATCGGCGGGGTCTTCCTGCGTTCCCGGGACCCTGTGCGGCTGGCCGCCTGGTACCGCGACAACCTCGGGGTGCCGATGAGCGAACGCGGGACCGTCACCTTCCACTGGCTCGACACCGCCACGTCCGACCACCCCGGCACCACGACGATGGCGTTGTTCGCCCAGGACACCGACTACATCGGCGAACCGCACCAGCGCACGATGCTCAACCTGCGCGTCGACGACCTGACCTCGTTGATGTCGAAGCTGCGCGCCCGCGGGGTCGAGGTGCTGCCGGAGACCGAGGACTCGGAGTTCGGCCGGTTCGGCTGGTGCGTCGACCCCGAGGGCAACCGGATCGAGCTGTGGGAACCCGCGGAAGGCATGTGA
- a CDS encoding WS/DGAT/MGAT family O-acyltransferase produces the protein MPDRLSALDASFLYLEGSTTPMHVGGVAVFRRPKAGFDYDKLVDLIEQRLSLVPRYRQKVVHVPGRIARPVWVDDPDFDVTYHVRRSALPKPGSDTQLHDLVARLMSRPLDHSRPLWEIYLVEGLAKNQLAVITKTHQAMVDGIASLEIGQVMLDVSPSPRTNVENLWMPQPEPSSLQLVADAVTDIVHRPGELVENVRSAAMDTVATVGKVVNAVGAVAAAIHTAASPAPGSPLNVRITSPQRRFAVARAQLDDLRAIRKTHGGTVNDVVLAALAGAMRNWLLSRGENVTGSTTIRAMTPMSVRETDPDSGNNVSAYLVDLPVGEPNPVVRLHHVSHATRAHQESGQSVAADALVKVSGFAPPTLHALGARAASSFSRRLFNVIVTNVPGPQVPLYAAGARMTEIFPVVPLAKNQALAIGVTSYDGGVYFGLNGDRDAMSDVDVLATMVEESVEELMGTAGV, from the coding sequence ATGCCGGACCGACTGTCAGCGCTGGACGCCTCATTCCTGTACCTGGAAGGCTCCACGACGCCGATGCACGTCGGTGGCGTCGCGGTGTTCCGCAGGCCCAAGGCGGGGTTCGACTACGACAAGCTCGTCGACCTCATCGAGCAGCGGCTGAGCCTCGTGCCGCGCTACCGGCAGAAGGTCGTGCACGTCCCCGGTCGCATCGCGCGGCCCGTGTGGGTGGACGACCCGGACTTCGACGTGACCTACCACGTCCGCCGCAGCGCGCTGCCCAAGCCGGGCAGCGACACCCAGCTGCACGACCTGGTGGCGCGGCTGATGTCCCGGCCGCTCGACCACTCGCGGCCGCTGTGGGAGATCTACCTCGTCGAGGGCCTCGCGAAGAACCAGCTCGCGGTGATCACCAAGACCCACCAGGCCATGGTCGACGGCATCGCGTCGCTGGAGATCGGCCAGGTCATGCTGGACGTGTCGCCGTCGCCGCGGACCAACGTCGAGAACCTCTGGATGCCGCAGCCGGAGCCCAGCTCGCTGCAGCTGGTGGCCGACGCGGTCACCGACATCGTGCACCGGCCCGGCGAGCTCGTGGAGAACGTCCGCAGCGCCGCGATGGACACCGTCGCGACCGTCGGGAAGGTCGTCAACGCCGTCGGTGCCGTGGCCGCCGCGATCCACACGGCCGCCTCGCCCGCACCCGGCAGCCCGCTCAACGTGCGCATCACCTCGCCGCAGCGCCGTTTCGCCGTAGCGCGCGCTCAGCTCGACGACCTGCGTGCCATCCGCAAGACGCACGGCGGCACGGTCAACGACGTCGTGCTGGCGGCGTTGGCGGGAGCGATGCGGAACTGGCTGCTCAGCCGCGGTGAGAACGTCACCGGCAGCACCACGATCCGCGCGATGACGCCGATGTCGGTGCGCGAGACCGATCCCGACTCCGGCAACAACGTCTCCGCGTACCTGGTGGACCTGCCGGTGGGCGAGCCGAACCCGGTCGTGCGGCTGCACCACGTGAGCCACGCGACCCGCGCGCACCAGGAGTCCGGCCAGTCCGTGGCCGCCGACGCGCTGGTGAAGGTCTCCGGGTTCGCCCCGCCGACGCTGCACGCACTGGGCGCGCGGGCCGCCAGCTCGTTCAGCCGCCGGCTGTTCAACGTGATCGTCACCAACGTTCCGGGCCCGCAGGTGCCGCTGTACGCCGCGGGGGCGAGAATGACCGAGATCTTCCCGGTCGTGCCGCTCGCCAAGAACCAGGCGCTGGCCATCGGGGTGACGTCGTACGACGGCGGTGTGTACTTCGGGCTGAACGGCGACCGCGACGCCATGTCCGATGTGGACGTTCTCGCGACCATGGTCGAGGAGTCGGTGGAGGAACTGATGGGGACGGCGGGCGTCTGA
- a CDS encoding TrmH family RNA methyltransferase — translation MGVEISPKDRFVTVYGRKPVLEALDDPALSVDKVVLADTARGPAAREILDAARSRGVQVQRATAQRVKVLAGNGKQDQGVLADVVAPRMKPLALALEQDDLRSVLLLDGITTPANVGMILRTATAAGIDGIVVPRRGVASIDPLVVKASAGVAFRAPVLRCGTAAEASALLHAHGFPLHALDSHASDTIYSAEFSERAAFVLGSETFGITDDVRPHITSWISIPMAAGVESLNVASAAAVLCFELVRRAQV, via the coding sequence ATCGGCGTGGAGATCTCGCCCAAGGACCGCTTCGTCACCGTCTACGGCCGCAAGCCAGTGCTGGAAGCGCTGGACGACCCGGCCCTCTCGGTGGACAAGGTGGTGCTCGCCGACACCGCCCGCGGTCCGGCGGCGCGCGAGATCCTCGACGCGGCCCGGTCCCGCGGCGTGCAGGTGCAGCGGGCGACCGCGCAGCGGGTGAAAGTGCTGGCGGGCAACGGGAAGCAGGACCAGGGCGTGCTCGCGGACGTCGTGGCGCCGCGGATGAAACCGCTCGCGCTGGCGCTGGAGCAGGACGACCTGCGGTCGGTGCTGCTGCTCGACGGCATCACCACGCCGGCGAACGTCGGCATGATCCTGCGGACGGCGACGGCGGCGGGCATCGACGGCATCGTCGTGCCGCGCCGCGGGGTCGCCTCGATCGACCCGCTCGTGGTGAAGGCCTCCGCCGGGGTGGCTTTCCGCGCGCCCGTGCTGCGCTGCGGCACCGCGGCGGAGGCTTCGGCACTGTTGCACGCGCACGGCTTCCCGTTGCACGCGCTCGACTCCCACGCGTCCGACACGATTTATTCCGCCGAGTTCAGTGAGCGCGCGGCTTTCGTGCTGGGCAGCGAAACGTTCGGAATCACCGACGACGTGCGCCCGCACATCACTTCCTGGATTTCCATTCCAATGGCCGCGGGCGTCGAATCCCTGAACGTCGCATCCGCTGCCGCCGTGCTCTGTTTCGAGCTCGTGCGGCGCGCCCAGGTCTAA
- a CDS encoding HAD-IA family hydrolase, with the protein MLKALVLDYGGVLTDPGEDNPPEPPLLTALRKAKQQGFKTALLSNADGWWSPPAHWHGLFDAAVVSGEVGLAKPDVQIYLLTAAKLDLQPAECVFVDDLAVNVRGAAAAGMVGVHHRSTRSTLEELEILLAIALRD; encoded by the coding sequence ATGCTCAAAGCGCTGGTGCTGGACTACGGCGGCGTCCTGACCGATCCCGGCGAGGACAACCCGCCGGAACCGCCGTTGCTCACCGCGCTGCGCAAGGCGAAGCAGCAGGGCTTCAAGACCGCGTTGCTGTCCAACGCGGACGGGTGGTGGAGCCCGCCCGCGCACTGGCACGGGCTCTTCGACGCGGCGGTGGTCTCCGGCGAGGTCGGGCTGGCCAAGCCGGACGTCCAGATCTACCTGCTCACGGCCGCGAAGCTGGACCTGCAACCGGCCGAGTGCGTCTTCGTCGACGACCTCGCGGTGAACGTCCGCGGTGCCGCGGCGGCCGGCATGGTCGGCGTCCACCATCGGTCCACGCGGTCCACCCTCGAGGAGCTGGAGATCCTGCTGGCGATCGCGCTCCGCGATTGA
- a CDS encoding NAD-dependent epimerase/dehydratase family protein has protein sequence MKVFVIGATGVLGREALPRLREAGHEAGVLDRRTTSMFDATQLATAMAGYDAVLNLATRIPLSAKAVLASAWAENNRIRTEGSAAVVEAALRAGVGRVVQEGISFVYADGGDRELDESAPLQPVGHIASSVTAQRNVLRHPGGVFLRIGMLLGGAAQAPPVLVGDGWMSAVHPGDAAAAAVAVLDAPAGIYNVGTPVLKRDLGITRLPRAFGKLAASLEVFSRSQRVVSTKLTEATGWKPEA, from the coding sequence ATGAAGGTATTCGTGATCGGTGCGACGGGTGTGCTCGGCCGGGAAGCCCTCCCGCGGCTGCGGGAGGCGGGCCACGAGGCCGGTGTGCTGGACCGGCGCACCACCTCGATGTTCGACGCCACGCAGCTCGCCACCGCGATGGCCGGCTACGACGCCGTCCTCAACCTCGCCACCCGCATCCCGCTCAGCGCCAAGGCCGTGCTGGCCAGCGCGTGGGCCGAGAACAACCGCATCCGCACCGAGGGCAGTGCGGCGGTGGTGGAGGCGGCGCTCAGGGCAGGCGTCGGCCGGGTCGTGCAGGAGGGCATCTCGTTCGTGTACGCCGACGGCGGTGACCGCGAGCTCGACGAGAGCGCTCCCCTCCAGCCGGTGGGCCACATCGCCAGCTCGGTGACCGCGCAGCGCAACGTCCTGCGCCACCCCGGCGGCGTGTTCCTGCGCATCGGGATGCTGCTGGGTGGGGCCGCGCAGGCGCCACCGGTGCTCGTCGGCGACGGCTGGATGTCGGCCGTGCACCCCGGTGACGCGGCGGCCGCGGCCGTTGCCGTGCTCGACGCGCCCGCCGGGATCTACAACGTCGGCACGCCGGTGCTGAAGCGGGACCTGGGCATCACCAGGCTGCCGCGGGCGTTCGGGAAGCTCGCGGCGTCGCTGGAGGTGTTCTCGCGCTCACAACGGGTTGTCAGCACCAAGCTCACCGAGGCGACGGGGTGGAAACCGGAGGCCTAG
- a CDS encoding Rv3235 family protein, whose product METALRAAFASAGRRPAGRGRPGGARRTPPLPFAPAARPARLAAGSVSRCACTPPPAAPARVCHPTRLAAEIAATVRRDDRVLAVAARADHRDGRWLLTAFSVLE is encoded by the coding sequence GTGGAGACCGCCCTCCGAGCCGCCTTCGCCTCCGCTGGACGCCGCCCGGCTGGTCGTGGCCGTCCTGGAGGTGCTCGACGGACGCCGCCCCTGCCGTTCGCTCCAGCAGCTCGCCCAGCCCGCCTGGCCGCCGGCTCGGTCAGTCGGTGCGCCTGCACACCACCGCCTGCTGCGCCCGCCCGCGTCTGCCACCCGACCCGGCTCGCCGCCGAGATCGCCGCCACCGTCCGCCGCGACGACCGCGTGCTCGCGGTGGCCGCCCGCGCCGACCACCGCGACGGCCGCTGGCTGCTGACCGCCTTCAGCGTCCTCGAGTAG